acttttttatccatgcacctcaaattttcaggttaagttcttgatagtatttgcgaaaaatttctgtaaaaacattgtccgaagttacacaagtttttctgctgtgatacattgtttccaagaATATCAACTAacttttacggcgtttttgcgctGCACGGCAGTAGTGCAATTTACCTCAGATCAAATACATCGTACTAGAATAAATAAgaagaaataaacaaaatctgatTGACTCGtgataagtaagtaagtaaataaataaaaaggcaataatgatttttgaatttcagtaacataaaaattacttaaattgaaaaatcgatAAGTCTATAAACTGTGTCTTGAGGAGCTGCTtttgtgttttgaaaatttcaaagtataCCAATATTTTTCTGAATTGGAAGCATATATTTGGCCTTAAAGAAGttccatcaataaaaaacatccGGTGAAACGTTCCTCTCATGACGCTCCTGTGAAATTATCGAGCTCCGGTAGTTTCGATTCGACGATTTCCTCCAGATTCACTTGATCGAGGATGGATTGTACTTTGAGCCTGATTGGTTCTTCCAGTGCATCAACGATGATGTGACGTATTAAGTCTGGAAGTTGATTGACAACCAATTCAATGACGTAGTCCAGAGATCCTCTGCCATCCATCGTGAGTTTTACCTTCCCCACCTGAAATAAACCAGTTGGAAACACATTAAACGCACTGTTAACTGCAAAAGGGGAATTGAGGAAATTGGTTATACTTGACCTAAAGTACCTTTATAAGGTGAGTGCAGACAaggtcgcggcccatggcggcaaatttagggggcgacaaattttcaattttttaaatgtagctataaagaaaaatctacttcagaaaaaaaaattagaagaaaaaaattaaacgagaaaagatgacaaaatttctcatttcctgagagtatatatctaattttgtcgtctctctgtGATTCAAttggcagcacctttaattagtcgagttaagactaagagagaaatcgaacacggaatttggcctggaacggcgcggcgcagagagcaatgatgacgagaacatgagatgaaaaggagaagccctcggcgcggcggtcggcatgaacgcacatattagcgcctacaagactacatgaatacttcacgcattgcgccaaagacagtgcgatcACTGCGGatagcagcgggcggcgtgaaacgcatagcgcctacaagactgcaagaatacttcacgcactgcgtgCAGAGaggtaagaatacttcacgcactgcgtgCAGAGaggtaagaatacttcacgcattgcgccaaacacagtgcggtcagcgcgttATTAAGCGCGTCAAGTTAAAATcactaaaccacatttatgtttgttatttcataactttttcgttcatttcatatgaatggaaggccttgtccacacagagataagtttacggaacttaactttcgcgccaggttccgtgaacttttgctaggagtgttgacagggcttccgcaaaaaatgtgtccaacacgagtaaacgcatcttTTGCAccttccccctccggcacgctcatttgatggtttttattgatgtttcaaaacgaatgagaagggagcggcaaaatacaggcggcccatgggcggcaagtaagtaaatccggccctgttcggctcataaactttgaactttttttgcagcctcttTAATCTCGATACTgtattacatacatacatataagtcgctttacagcaatccctcgcgctctacgactcccaacctccactgctctctttcaaaccacaaatcttgggggattgagcacctttacatttccgcttcaatcccctccctccaacctttcattgggcgccctctgcgtcttctcccaggaggaacccaatcaaggaccttcttcggcaacctgtctcctgccattctctggacatgaccataccaaatgagttgttttgtcataatgtcatgcacgatggtctgcttggcatccatgatctctcTGATACTGTATTACTCCTGTTATAATGATGTCAACTCACCTCGACATCCAGATCATCGAGGATGGGTGCGTGGCGGATGTCAAGAGACTGGTTGACGAAAGCGCGGATCTGAAGATGCTGGACGGTGAAGTTGGAGACGCCGGTGCGGGCCAGTTTGCCGCGACGCCCCAGCGACACGGTCCACGAGCAGCCGCCCAATAATTCCTTCGTCACCAGCTGGAGTCCGATTTGAACGACGTTGCTGTCCATGGACAGAGCCACCTCGCCCACCcggtaaaattgtgaaagacCCTGAAACAGAAATAGACGGAGTGTGAAGTTTTGCGGAAGATGCTTGATTAGGCTCCTCTTGGGCAGGGTcgcaatttttcgtgaaaaataaaatcttgatatttcatgtgaaataattcatgaaatttcagaaaaatgtaaaattgaaaagcatTCTTCGAAAGTAAATAAGAGGCGActggtttttacttttttgtgtttttagtgcgtgttgcatacccagcccctgaaaatatgcttcatatttttcatttcacccatGCAACCCTGCTCTTGAGAGGAAATGAAAGGAATGCCCTGTCCAGTGAACAGATGGCGACAAGGGGTTTTACATAGACCACGTTTACCGGAAAGGATCCAATCCatatcagcttttgccaaatttatttgggaaatttaatttttttacacaaaaacggttacgcggatttttttaaaatttcagtgaattttctgcatagtacgaaccatattccttaaaatgttcaaaggaatccacacgaaagttctcttgtaaaaaaaattaaattgcccggttaaattttgcaatagctgatgtggcttgtttcctttctactaaacgcggtccacatGAAACTAGATGCAGTCCACATTTCAGAAGGagtagaggaaaaaaaatataattttcactaatatatttaccagactttattatagTGTAGTCTGTGATAGTTTCGCCATTTCACCCaggaaattttatgtatttGATTAAGCTTAGGATGTTACATAATTCCCGTCGCATTTCATTTGTCTGCAGACAAACTGTCATTGTTTTTGTTCCCAATTCCGTGCAATTCATCGGGATTATTCTTTACAAATTTCGGACTTAGATGCCAAAATTAGCCATCCcagaggattaaaaaaaaatccaaacaaatAAAAACTCATTACAGTAGGTTAAAGGACACTCTCTCTATCATGCGATACACCTTATTTTTTGCGATTTCAAGGGTCGGCAATGTTGCAAGACATTTAAATAAtgcatttctcggaaaattaaCAATGTCGCGATTAAAATCAGTAATGATTTACTTCATCGGCGTGACAGGCAACGCTGGCATTGCGTCAAGGAGTAGGAGAAACAATCAAAGCTTAAGTCAGTATCACACGTGACGGATACTAAAAGAAActcattataacgcctggatacaactattcgaactctacgGACGTCCGTGTTGTATACGCACGgatgtgaaggcgttttgacatCGGACACTACCAGCGGCGCTCAGTGGAGCGAATCAATGagagatgtcggacaaaatgtggacaCATTTAAAGCTCATACCGATGTTAATACGGAACGTGGGGGTTTTAGACGTGCGGTAACACTGATTTTCTCGTAAACAATTTTCCAAGAAGCACCCCATGCAATGTGTAGTATGAAGAAATTATCATCcaaatttgctgttttactcgAAAATTGCATGTCAAACCTCGCTAAGAGGCTCGTTTCCTAGTGTGGCGGGCTTTATTGTGAGGATCTAAGACAGAGTGCCTTTAAATCTTCATTTATACTTCGATGATATCTCTTAGACATGAATACCTACTCTAAAAATAATGCTTAGCACATCGCGATGTCAAAACTGAATCACAAGAGATACTAGTAGCGTTTCTCTTAATGTATTAGAACATTTCGTCTACATTTATTTGATTTCTGCATTATTTTAAACTCGAATACCTTAAGCCATAGTTCCGAGACATTGATGTGCAAGATTGACTGGTTGAACTCAAAATCTTTGAGATGGTAAGGGTCATAGCCCATCTTGACGACATATTTACGACCCTCAGAGATAGCTAGATCAACTGGTGAGACGTAGGAGGGAAGTTTGCTGGTGATGGTTTTGATCTTTGTGTTCACATCTCTACGCATGTTGGTGTTGACTTCGTTGAGTATGTACGGTTTAATGCTGTCAAACAGGAATGTTCCCACCGAACTAACCTGCAAACAAAACGGAGGTATAGTGATgcattgaaaggaaaaataattgaaacacCTTGTGAATAGCCATAAAGTCGGATGAACTTCTAAGGGAAGTCTTGAGTCCCTACCTTCACAATGTAAAATTTACTAATGCTGAAGTAcatacaaattttttaagttccactggataacttttcaaaaaaaaaaaaaaataataatgttaGATTCCTTAGACTTTCCTTTTGCTTAAGacgaaatgattttttgaaagtttgaaaaacagaaaatttcttgatttttcgaaaaacaaaatttaaaaaattcgccTAACGGGCCTCTCAGATTCATTGTTTAAAGAGTTATAATGAGAGAGACCCTCTCGTTGGTAGTTAGAgggaaaaagtgtaaaaaaaaaccaaagaaatttttggaaaattcacaAAGTACATCCTGAAAAAATTGTACCTTACTGTAAAAAAccttattttgagaaaaaaaactcttaaaagtCTTTGATACACTCAGGAAAGGCGTTATGAGGGTATAGGTGCAGGATTGAAGCACTCTGTCTGTCGCACAACTTGGCATAACTGATGACGCCGTCTGTCGCGACTGAGTCGAACTAACACAGCAAGCATCTTCTCCGTAAAGATCATAGAGAGCGCTACTTGTTAGTGCCTCAATCCTGATGTATGACACTAGGCTGCCACCCCGGTGCTGATTGTGAGCTTTACGGTTGAGAGATAAAAGCTGTTATCACGGATATATGATAGAGATGCTAGGAGAAATATTGCTGACTCGTTAAAGAcagcattttctaaaaaaaaagtacctaaaaTCTGCGGAATATCCTCATCATGCTCCTAAGCATGACACTATCTTGAACTTACCTACACGTTGAACAGTTACAGATTTTGTCCACTACAGGGAAAGTTCGAGAGACTCCTAAGtgcgaaaataaatttttgatctcggattattttcaaatttctgaatCGAGTTCTATAAAAGCTTTATATGATTCTTATTTGTgttttggatatttttgccgagaATGACACTCATTTACGTCAGTATCTCAGTAATTTCCTCACcgaaatcacgaatttctctcGGTGGGTTTAGTTAATGGACCCTTAGAACTCTATGAAAGCCAGCTAAATCAATAACACTAAGGCCGAGAGAAGACGTGATCTTACTCGTCGACTCTCTATTTACAGGTAAGTACATTGAGAAAACCACAAGGATCGCATCTAGCTAAACAGAACCAGCGCTAGTACAGTgatgtaaaaattttacttcgtaagaattttttactatttttgaaggaaattttactcCGTGGTGCgctgtggcgcggcgcggcgggcgggcagtcAGCGCGAgaggcgcattggcgcctacaaacctaacacggatacttcacgcattgcgcaatgcgtgaagtatccctgttaggtttgtaggcgccagtgcgccgccgctccgctttgtgttaggctctaatattaaatctcgtggagtcagcgtttttcaacccatgactttgaaatgttggcacactctgtatggattattctcattttaattgatgaaaaaaaaaatatgtagtaaaggaaaatgtaatgagcgttttgtaaatattaaggtgattccatacaaacttaaggatttacaaagcactcgaatttctacacaatttcttatagccttttatagccgatggcgaaaaagcaacagccaggcaataaagtgtaaagcccggcgataggagctatagcccgactgtataattttttatagcttcgtgtagcccggccatatgatttttttcacttcctACAACcagctttatgattttctatcgcctcctTCAGTTGGCTTTAAGAActcttatggtattttgaaacacagctcctatcgccaatttttaccagggtcgcgctggttcctttttgctaaatgcaatccgcATGTCAAAACAAATCGGGAATAGATCTAGCAGTAGCTTCTAAGCGTAAGAGTGTAAAGACTATAAAAGCAGCCTGTTGCGTAGTCGAATAAAAAAGCTTAGGAACGATGGAATGGCAAAGATGAAGGAGGAAGAGTAAAGATAGAATGGAATGTCGAGAAGTTTTTTTTGAGGCCAAAGACCATGAAGGGCTGTTAAGCCAATTAAGAAAACTTAAGTTTTGCATGGATTTTTAGACATGCAGGTAAAATCACAAATGAAGAAggggacacaggatatgctaggAGCAACGGATATGAATTTCtttcggcaggaatttctagagGAGATCGGAGCTGTAATGAAATGGCCTCCAGACCATAGCCGCAGCCCGTAAGGAACTGCTGTGACATTCAGGATTTCAGGAGGAAGAAAGTTTCGGATGGACTTTTGtacaggaaaaatgacgaatctATGATTTTGCACTCCGACTCACTGaaacaaattctcggcgtttttaccaaggtccgttggtacctttaccatctcacttttttttaccaattattggcaattttatcaagacagattggtaagcttacctaaaaaccggtatttttactgttttttttttcaggtaagaataccactttcattggtaatcaattcacagtataactttgccattttatctcggtaattttaccacagtcgataaaaaatattggcatttttaccaaggtccagtaaaattaccgggaaagttcaataattttaccgagatttctcagtaaaattaccaattccatacatggtaattttaccaagaaaaaactgggatcaaatagaaccctgaattcttggtaattttacccctttcatagtaaatacaccgagattttttttcagtatgcacTGTTTTTACTGGAACTACTAACCATGCCTTGGAAGAAGGAGCCGGCAAAGCCGATATTCTTGAAATCCAGATCAATATCTTTGAACGTCATATCCATGTCGGTGTCCGACGCCTGCAAGTGACCTTGCTCGTCCGGCTCCAGAGCAGCAGCACCCTCGGCGACGACGTCATAAAGATTCACTGAGAACGGACCGGCAGCTTTGTTGAACCAACTACGAAGGGTGTAGTTCCCGACAACCACCAAACGTTTCATGTGCAGCTGAACGTAAACCTGCAAACAGAGAGCTCGCCGATTCAGGGAACCTATCCAGAGATGCAACTTTAAATGGCATGTTCTGATCGATTCTAAAGGAAGCTTAGGAACCCTTCTTCAAGAGACCgtgtttatcagaaaggaaccaagccacatcggttattgccaaatttaactggacaatttaattttttactagagaacgtttgtgcggattcatttgaaaatttcaggaatttgcctcgtactgagcaggaaatttactgaaaattttgcaaaaatccgcacaatcgttttcatgtaaacaatcaaattgcccaattcgatttggcaatagctgatgtggcttagacGATCCTCTCCGCTTAACGCcgtccaaattacaaaaaaccCCAAAGGGGGGAAGGGTTGGGGGTCTTTGCCAGATTAACGTGGCGTtatagggggagggggtataGAGTGAAACGTTACGAAACGAGTTAAAgtgatttttttcgactttctgTATAATTTTTCGTCGGTCATCTttagaagttttgaaaaatctcgaaaatattcCCTGCAATACTTCCCATTTTCCTCACTAAATAGAAACGCCAATCCGCTCAGTAAATGTACGGTgatatttagattatttttttatcaatattgGAGGGCGGAGGGGTCCGCGAAAGcgtaatgtaattttttagaaGGGATCTAGCACAGCGTTACGGAGCGTTAcaggggaggggtgggggtgccaaaaaaccgaaaaattagGTGCATTAGAGTAAGCAGTTTCAGTTCATATACCTGATAAAAGAACATATTCGAAATATGAAACTACTGATCATGAAATTTGGTACCATTACCTTGGATTTTTTCATGATACCGTGTCTTAAATTACGCAATAACGCATGCCACTCATTGACAAAATTCGCCTAGTGCGTGACGGTGCATGTAATCATCAGTCAGCTGTATCTACTTTACTCGTTCGCGCACACTTAGGACCTAGGTATGGTGGGTCTCGTTCACGCAGTTTTGCCTTAATTAAGAAAAACGTCACATGAGCATTCAAGCCAAATGTCtcttgataaaaatgcaaattttctgaCGAACTTGCGACTTTTTCTGTTCAATTTCTAACGGATCTTACTTGCAGTTTGATGTTGCGCATCTTAAAGCTTCAAATAAAAGATGGTTCCAACTGAactatacattttgcaatttggaactatagattctagcccggtttaaaaataacgtatgcgccattagttttcctatgcacataagtgtttttccagaagagccagaatttatagttccaaattgcaaagtacAATCCAATTGTTCTCGACGGTTATTAGTCTGCTGGAGAAATTTTGGACCCGATCGAATGCTTCGGCGGCCGTTTTCTTTTAGCCCGGCCGCGCCGTGTAgtggcgattccagcaagttggcaatactgtttgTTAtcattccatttaaatccattgtaAATATCGACTCTTGGTGAGACAGGCTGTCTCTATAATCGATAGTTTAACGTACATTTAATTGGAGAGAAAACAATTTTGCCGATTTGCGATAATCGCCAATGGCGTCGTGTTAGTCGTAAAAGTGCAGTTCAGTCCACCTTGGCGCGTAACACAGTGACCTAGATGAGTATCGCACCCGGCTGGTCGAGAAAAGTAAGTTCAGTGAACTAAGCCGCTGTATagagggaaaacgccgtgtgaataatcgattgttgccaaatttctcttgatctCTTGATAAGATATTGATTACTGACAAAGATAATATACGTGTTGCTCCTGAGATTTGTAGATATTTTAGCTTGAAATCTGAATCAAACTAACCAGAAAATTGGAATCATAATagtaatgaaatttttcacaaaatttgtattttataaaaCACAATTTGGCAATCAGCGTTATTTGAGTTTTTGATCATCAAAGCAATTTTTGGATAAAATGACCTCTTCTAAttggccactagacaaggtctaaACTATAAAGAAACGGCACATGTTTGCTCGTCAAAATCGCTTGTATAGCGAACGATTTACAGAACAGGAAGTTCGGAAAATGGCAAGAG
The genomic region above belongs to Bemisia tabaci chromosome 8, PGI_BMITA_v3 and contains:
- the LOC109034796 gene encoding uncharacterized protein, yielding MKCGYLIVVFCAFTGVLSAPAVDEESTPSVSTTPQLEIKNEESETTIGPTSPKTEELPSTTVETVVASTSETTAEPEPTIAVATSSIVEDASSTIPPTEGLPVTEAAASAAPEVPATTISSEVEVIATTTAETWFSSWFASTNSETGTTEPTRVETTEGGTTPAATTETGTTPMSTEVPVAVTSESSVSTTSESGTSVTAPTFLSSTPSSSSVLEKTKDVAFKLSDQVRAVLQHYKNPDPTGFPGAPVPDPMPIPDMDKSFGVAKMNFKNVMVYGLSKFRIDQVNTDLEKMEVYVQLHMKRLVVVGNYTLRSWFNKAAGPFSVNLYDVVAEGAAALEPDEQGHLQASDTDMDMTFKDIDLDFKNIGFAGSFFQGMVSSVGTFLFDSIKPYILNEVNTNMRRDVNTKIKTITSKLPSYVSPVDLAISEGRKYVVKMGYDPYHLKDFEFNQSILHINVSELWLKGLSQFYRVGEVALSMDSNVVQIGLQLVTKELLGGCSWTVSLGRRGKLARTGVSNFTVQHLQIRAFVNQSLDIRHAPILDDLDVEVGKVKLTMDGRGSLDYVIELVVNQLPDLIRHIIVDALEEPIRLKVQSILDQVNLEEIVESKLPELDNFTGAS